A single region of the Alteriqipengyuania flavescens genome encodes:
- the ppdK gene encoding pyruvate, phosphate dikinase codes for MTKTVYTFGGNAPLSDERQKDKTVTGGKGANLAEMASIGLPVPPGFTITTEESVRYLNEGALRQAQDDRAFGDRLRSDVAEALAHVERTVGKRFGDAADPLLVSVRSGARVSMPGMMDTVLNLGLNDETVEGLAATSGDERFAWDSYRRFIQMYSDVVMGLDHGLFEEALEIAKEDQGFYSDTEMTAGDWKALVGEFKTIVAREHDTPFPQDPQEQLWGAIAAVFESWDAERAKVYRRLNGIPADWGTAVNVQAMVFGNMGDTSATGVAFTRDPATGERAYYGEFLINAQGEDVVAGIRTPQYLTKAAREAAGAKPLSMEEAMPDAYAELARVFDLLERHYKDMQDIEFTVQDGTLWMLQTRTGKRTAKAALKMAVDMVGEGLIDERTAVKRIDPMALDQLLHPTLDPDARRDVLTTGLPASPGAASGVIVLDADTAEQRAGKGDKVILVRVETSPEDIHGMHAAQGILTARGGMTSHAAVVARGMGRPCVSGASGVSIDMAARTLRIGGRELKEGDHITLDGANGQVMAGEVATIEPELMGDFGTIMDWADSHRRMRVRANAETPADCRRARQFGAEGIGLCRTEHMFFDAARISAVRQMILADSEAGRRQALAKLLPEQRSDFAGIFEEMAGLPVTIRLLDPPLHEFLPSADAEFEELAEATGLEVDHLKRRAAELHEFNPMLGHRGCRLGVTYPEIYEMQARAIFEAACDVAAASEAPLPEVMIPLVATRRELALMRALVDRVAREVFAEKGREVAYLVGTMIELPRAALRAGEIAEEGEFFSFGTNDLTQTTLGVSRDDASSFLGAYVDKGIYPRDPFVSLDVEGVGELVALAAERGRATRGDIKLGICGEHGGDPASIAFCEGQRLDYVSASPYRVPIARLAAAQAALG; via the coding sequence ATGACCAAGACAGTCTACACCTTCGGCGGAAACGCGCCCCTTTCGGACGAGCGCCAGAAGGACAAGACCGTCACCGGCGGCAAGGGCGCGAACCTGGCGGAAATGGCCAGCATCGGGCTGCCGGTGCCTCCAGGCTTCACCATCACCACCGAAGAATCGGTCCGCTACCTCAACGAAGGCGCCCTTCGACAGGCTCAGGACGATCGGGCGTTCGGCGACCGGCTGCGCAGCGACGTGGCCGAGGCGCTGGCCCATGTGGAGCGCACCGTCGGCAAGCGGTTCGGCGATGCGGCGGACCCGCTGCTGGTCTCCGTCCGCTCCGGCGCGCGGGTGTCGATGCCGGGCATGATGGACACCGTCCTCAACCTCGGCCTCAACGACGAGACGGTGGAGGGGCTTGCCGCCACCAGCGGGGACGAGCGGTTCGCCTGGGACAGCTATCGCCGCTTCATCCAGATGTATTCCGATGTTGTCATGGGCCTGGACCACGGCCTGTTCGAAGAGGCGCTGGAAATCGCCAAGGAAGACCAGGGCTTCTACTCCGACACCGAAATGACCGCCGGGGACTGGAAGGCGCTGGTTGGCGAGTTCAAGACCATCGTCGCCCGTGAGCACGACACGCCGTTTCCGCAAGACCCGCAAGAACAGCTGTGGGGTGCAATCGCCGCCGTTTTCGAAAGCTGGGATGCGGAACGCGCCAAGGTCTACCGCCGGCTGAACGGCATCCCCGCCGACTGGGGCACGGCGGTGAACGTACAGGCAATGGTGTTCGGCAACATGGGCGACACCAGCGCCACCGGCGTTGCCTTCACCCGCGACCCGGCGACGGGCGAGCGCGCCTATTACGGCGAATTCCTGATCAACGCGCAGGGCGAGGACGTGGTCGCCGGCATCCGCACGCCGCAGTACCTGACGAAGGCCGCGCGCGAGGCGGCAGGGGCCAAACCGCTCAGCATGGAAGAGGCGATGCCCGATGCCTATGCCGAGCTTGCGCGCGTGTTCGACCTGCTGGAGCGCCACTACAAGGACATGCAGGACATCGAATTCACCGTGCAGGACGGCACGCTGTGGATGCTGCAGACCCGCACCGGCAAGCGCACCGCGAAGGCAGCGCTGAAAATGGCGGTCGACATGGTCGGCGAAGGGCTGATCGACGAACGGACGGCGGTGAAGCGGATCGATCCCATGGCCCTCGACCAGCTGCTGCACCCCACGCTTGATCCCGATGCCCGGCGCGACGTGCTGACGACCGGCCTTCCTGCCTCTCCCGGTGCGGCGAGCGGGGTGATCGTGCTCGACGCCGATACGGCGGAACAGCGCGCGGGGAAGGGCGACAAGGTCATCCTGGTGCGCGTCGAAACAAGCCCCGAAGACATTCACGGCATGCATGCGGCGCAGGGCATCCTGACGGCGCGCGGCGGGATGACGAGCCATGCGGCCGTGGTGGCGCGCGGCATGGGCCGCCCGTGCGTGTCGGGTGCGAGCGGCGTGTCGATCGACATGGCGGCGCGGACGCTCAGGATCGGCGGACGCGAGCTCAAGGAAGGCGACCACATCACGCTGGACGGGGCGAACGGGCAGGTGATGGCCGGCGAAGTGGCGACCATCGAGCCCGAGCTGATGGGCGATTTCGGCACGATCATGGACTGGGCCGACAGCCATCGTCGGATGCGCGTGCGCGCCAACGCGGAAACCCCCGCGGACTGTCGCAGGGCGCGCCAGTTCGGCGCGGAAGGCATCGGCCTTTGCCGGACGGAGCACATGTTCTTCGACGCCGCACGCATCAGCGCGGTCCGGCAGATGATCCTCGCCGACAGCGAGGCCGGGCGGCGACAGGCGCTCGCCAAGCTCCTTCCCGAACAGCGCAGCGACTTTGCCGGCATCTTCGAGGAAATGGCAGGCCTGCCGGTCACCATCCGCCTGCTCGACCCCCCGCTGCACGAATTCCTCCCCTCCGCCGATGCGGAATTCGAGGAGCTTGCCGAAGCGACCGGACTGGAAGTTGACCATCTGAAGCGGCGCGCCGCCGAACTGCACGAATTCAACCCCATGCTCGGCCATCGCGGCTGCCGGCTCGGCGTGACCTATCCCGAAATCTACGAGATGCAGGCGCGGGCGATCTTCGAGGCGGCATGCGACGTTGCCGCCGCCAGCGAGGCACCGCTGCCCGAAGTGATGATCCCGCTGGTCGCCACACGCCGCGAACTGGCGCTTATGCGTGCGCTGGTCGACCGTGTTGCGAGGGAGGTGTTCGCGGAAAAGGGACGCGAGGTCGCCTATCTCGTCGGAACGATGATCGAATTGCCGCGCGCCGCGCTGAGGGCCGGGGAAATCGCCGAAGAGGGCGAATTCTTCAGCTTCGGCACCAACGACCTCACCCAGACCACGCTGGGCGTCAGCCGCGACGACGCGTCGAGCTTCCTCGGCGCCTATGTCGACAAGGGTATCTACCCGCGCGACCCTTTCGTCAGCCTCGATGTGGAGGGTGTGGGAGAACTGGTTGCACTGGCCGCGGAGCGGGGTCGGGCGACCCGAGGTGACATCAAGCTCGGCATCTGCGGGGAGCACGGCGGCGATCCGGCAAGCATTGCGTTCTGCGAAGGCCAGCGGCTCGATTACGTATCGGCCAGCCCCTATCGCGTGCCAATTGCGCGGCTTGCCGCGGCGCAGGCGGCGCTCGGCTAG
- a CDS encoding glycine--tRNA ligase subunit alpha: MSTTVERNPQKSFQDMILALHDFWAAHGCLILQPYDMRMGAGTFHTATTLRALGPEPWNAAFVQPCRRPTDGRYGENPNRLQHYYQYQVILKPSPPEIQDLYLESLRVIGIDPLKHDIRFVEDDWESPTLGAWGLGWEVWCDGMEVTQFTYFQQMGGFDCKPVAGELTYGLERLAMYIQGVDNVYDLDFNGQGVSYGDVFLENERQMSKWNFEVAETDALFDLFNKAEAECKNALANEVPIAAYEQAVEASHIFNLLQARGVISVQERASYMGRVRDLARGSCEAHMAKEAPVWAEKYPEWSA, from the coding sequence ATGAGCACAACCGTCGAACGCAATCCGCAAAAGTCCTTCCAGGACATGATCCTCGCGCTGCACGATTTTTGGGCGGCGCACGGCTGCCTGATACTCCAGCCTTACGACATGCGCATGGGCGCGGGCACATTCCACACTGCGACCACCTTGCGCGCGCTTGGGCCCGAGCCGTGGAACGCCGCTTTCGTGCAGCCCTGCCGCCGCCCGACCGACGGCCGCTATGGCGAGAATCCGAACCGGCTCCAGCATTATTACCAGTACCAGGTGATCCTGAAGCCGAGCCCGCCCGAGATCCAGGACCTGTATCTCGAAAGCCTGCGCGTGATCGGCATCGATCCGCTGAAGCACGATATCCGCTTCGTGGAGGACGACTGGGAAAGCCCGACCTTGGGCGCATGGGGGCTGGGCTGGGAAGTCTGGTGCGACGGGATGGAAGTCACCCAGTTCACCTATTTCCAGCAGATGGGAGGCTTCGACTGCAAGCCGGTTGCGGGCGAGCTCACCTACGGGCTCGAACGCCTCGCCATGTACATCCAGGGCGTCGACAACGTCTACGACCTCGACTTCAACGGACAGGGCGTTTCGTATGGCGACGTCTTCCTCGAGAACGAGAGGCAGATGTCGAAATGGAACTTCGAGGTCGCGGAGACAGACGCGCTGTTCGACCTGTTCAACAAGGCGGAGGCCGAGTGCAAGAACGCGCTCGCGAACGAAGTGCCGATTGCCGCTTACGAGCAGGCGGTGGAGGCGAGCCACATCTTCAACCTGCTGCAGGCGCGCGGCGTGATCAGCGTGCAGGAGCGCGCCAGCTACATGGGCCGCGTCCGCGACCTCGCGCGCGGCAGTTGCGAGGCGCATATGGCAAAGGAAGCACCCGTGTGGGCCGAAAAATATCCGGAGTGGTCGGCATGA
- the glyS gene encoding glycine--tRNA ligase subunit beta, which yields MPDFLLELRSEEIPARMQADARAELEKLFRREMDAAALRQAQGERLDVTVWSTPRRLALIARGLPEATEAVSEELKGPPVGAPEQALEGFCRKAGVDKADLEIRDVKGRETYFAVKNIPGRATKDLLASAIPAIVRDFSWPKSMRWGAASISTESLRWVRPLSGIVALLGTEIVECEVHGVTSGAVTLGHRFHHSGDITIGGADDYAMKLRAGHVIVDHEERAAIIREGARNEADSLGLEVIEDEGLVIENAGLTEWPVVLSGGFDEAFLEIPPEVIQLSARVHQKYFIAQRNDDELSPTFICTANIDAKDGGAAVIAGNEKVLGARLSDARFFWDVDRKKTLAEHAEGLRRITFHEKLGTVADKVERLAKLARWLIEEGIVKPSSETTSAHPEPVEGSDAVPATRTSTLRQAQGSARAVGELADMAEQAARLAKADLVTEMVGEFPELQGLMGGYYARAEGLPDAVADAIRDHYKPVGQGDDVPTAPVTVAVSLADKLDTLFALWGAGEKPTGSKDPFALRRQAISILTLIAKNELRINIKELIERAYKIYASGPKADTLGLEVGDEIRSSAPIFFREMEGIEGGRQTELFLYREANFEGSDWKDFELGFYDPTDDPKPIGKPVEDGLVGVYSTFQPFSNLQLQLLEFFADRLKVQQREAGVRHDLIDAVFALGGEDDLVRLLARVKALQSFMDTEDGANLLAGYKRAANILKKGDWQGGADLEPHTGEEDPLALVDDPDMRAVVDAQLHAPARALSYTPEKAEQGLIDALDEVEPKAAAAVEEERFADAMAALASLRAPIDVFFEEVTVNADDAEKRQARLGLLARFRDAVHEVADFSRIEG from the coding sequence ATGCCTGATTTCCTCCTCGAACTGCGCAGCGAAGAAATCCCCGCCCGGATGCAGGCCGATGCGCGCGCCGAGCTCGAAAAGCTGTTCCGCCGCGAGATGGATGCAGCCGCCCTTCGACAGGCTCAGGGTGAGCGGCTGGATGTCACCGTCTGGTCCACCCCGCGCCGCCTCGCGCTGATCGCGCGCGGCCTGCCCGAAGCGACCGAGGCGGTGAGCGAGGAACTGAAGGGCCCGCCGGTTGGCGCACCCGAACAAGCGCTCGAAGGCTTCTGCCGCAAGGCGGGTGTCGACAAAGCCGATCTCGAAATCCGCGACGTGAAGGGTCGCGAGACCTATTTCGCGGTGAAAAACATCCCGGGCCGCGCGACGAAGGACCTGCTCGCGTCCGCCATCCCCGCGATCGTCCGCGATTTCAGCTGGCCCAAGTCGATGCGCTGGGGGGCGGCTTCGATCAGCACGGAATCCTTGCGCTGGGTACGTCCGCTTTCGGGCATCGTCGCGCTGCTGGGTACCGAGATCGTCGAGTGCGAAGTGCACGGCGTTACCTCGGGCGCGGTTACGCTCGGCCACCGCTTCCATCATTCGGGCGACATCACCATCGGCGGGGCGGACGACTATGCGATGAAGCTGCGCGCCGGTCACGTTATCGTTGACCACGAAGAACGCGCCGCAATCATCCGTGAAGGAGCGCGGAATGAGGCTGACAGCCTTGGCCTCGAGGTGATCGAGGACGAGGGGCTGGTCATCGAGAACGCAGGTCTTACCGAATGGCCGGTCGTTCTATCGGGCGGTTTCGACGAAGCCTTTCTCGAGATTCCGCCTGAGGTGATCCAGCTCTCCGCCCGAGTGCATCAGAAGTATTTCATTGCCCAACGCAATGATGACGAACTGTCGCCGACATTCATATGCACGGCCAATATCGATGCGAAAGATGGCGGGGCGGCCGTCATTGCGGGAAATGAAAAGGTGCTCGGCGCCCGCCTGTCCGACGCGCGCTTCTTCTGGGACGTCGACCGCAAGAAGACGCTCGCGGAGCATGCCGAAGGCCTCAGGCGCATTACCTTCCATGAAAAGCTGGGCACCGTCGCCGACAAGGTCGAGCGGTTGGCTAAGCTGGCCCGCTGGCTTATAGAGGAAGGCATCGTCAAACCATCATCCGAAACCACGTCCGCTCATCCTGAGCCTGTCGAAGGATCGGACGCTGTGCCAGCCACTCGTACTTCGACCCTTCGACAAGCTCAGGGCTCAGCACGAGCGGTGGGAGAGCTCGCGGATATGGCCGAGCAAGCCGCGCGCCTCGCCAAGGCCGACCTCGTCACCGAAATGGTCGGCGAGTTTCCCGAACTGCAGGGCCTGATGGGCGGCTACTACGCCCGCGCCGAAGGCCTGCCCGATGCCGTCGCCGACGCGATCCGCGATCATTACAAGCCGGTCGGGCAGGGCGACGACGTGCCGACTGCTCCGGTCACGGTGGCGGTGAGTTTGGCGGATAAGCTGGATACGCTTTTCGCCCTCTGGGGAGCCGGCGAAAAGCCCACTGGCTCAAAAGATCCTTTTGCGCTTCGCCGACAGGCGATCAGCATCCTAACGTTGATCGCCAAAAACGAGCTTCGCATAAACATCAAGGAATTGATCGAGAGGGCCTACAAAATTTATGCGTCGGGTCCGAAAGCGGACACACTTGGATTGGAAGTCGGGGACGAAATCAGATCATCGGCCCCAATATTTTTTCGCGAGATGGAAGGCATTGAGGGCGGTAGGCAGACGGAGCTTTTCCTTTATCGCGAAGCTAATTTTGAGGGCAGCGACTGGAAAGATTTCGAGTTGGGTTTCTATGATCCCACCGATGATCCGAAGCCCATCGGAAAGCCTGTCGAGGACGGTTTGGTGGGCGTCTATTCCACGTTCCAGCCTTTCAGTAATCTTCAACTACAACTTCTTGAATTTTTCGCCGACCGCCTCAAGGTCCAGCAGCGCGAGGCAGGCGTCCGTCACGACCTCATCGATGCGGTCTTCGCGCTCGGCGGCGAGGACGATCTCGTCCGCCTCCTTGCCCGCGTGAAGGCGCTCCAGTCGTTCATGGACACCGAAGACGGCGCCAATCTCCTCGCCGGCTACAAGCGCGCGGCCAACATCCTCAAGAAGGGAGACTGGCAGGGCGGCGCCGATCTGGAACCGCACACGGGCGAGGAAGACCCGCTGGCGCTGGTCGACGATCCGGACATGCGCGCTGTCGTCGATGCGCAGTTGCACGCGCCCGCCCGTGCGCTTTCCTACACGCCCGAAAAGGCCGAACAGGGCCTGATTGACGCGCTGGACGAGGTGGAGCCGAAAGCCGCCGCCGCGGTGGAGGAGGAGCGGTTTGCCGATGCGATGGCCGCGCTCGCCAGTCTTCGTGCGCCGATCGACGTTTTCTTCGAGGAGGTCACCGTCAATGCCGACGATGCGGAAAAGCGCCAGGCCCGGCTGGGCCTGCTCGCGCGGTTCCGCGACGCGGTGCACGAGGTGGCCGATTTCAGCCGGATCGAGGGCTGA